In the Arthrobacter sp. 31Y genome, one interval contains:
- the rsmA gene encoding 16S rRNA (adenine(1518)-N(6)/adenine(1519)-N(6))-dimethyltransferase RsmA: MTEPNSEPAAVAPLMGATDIRRLAEEIGVRPTKTLGQNFVIDGNTIRRIVAAANIADGETVLEVGPGLGSLTLGLLDAATAVVAVEIDPVLAEKLPETVRAWRPGAEENFHLVLSDAMKVTELPLPPTALVANLPYNVAVPVVLHLLQHFPSLQHGLVMVQDEVADRLAASPGSKIYGVPSVKAAWYGHMRKAGVIGMNVFWPAPKIHSGLVAFTRHDPPETHATREQVFAVIDAAFAQRRKTLRAALSGWAGSASEAERCLVAAGVDPTARGEVLDINAYVKIAEARHPVDA, translated from the coding sequence GTGACTGAACCGAATTCCGAACCCGCCGCCGTCGCGCCTTTGATGGGTGCCACAGATATCCGACGGCTCGCCGAGGAAATCGGTGTACGCCCCACGAAAACCCTGGGGCAGAACTTTGTGATCGACGGCAACACGATCCGCAGGATTGTGGCCGCCGCCAACATAGCCGATGGCGAGACCGTGCTGGAGGTGGGCCCAGGACTGGGCTCCCTCACGCTCGGCTTGCTGGACGCGGCCACAGCTGTGGTCGCCGTCGAAATCGACCCCGTGTTGGCGGAAAAGCTGCCGGAAACCGTGCGTGCTTGGCGGCCCGGGGCGGAAGAGAACTTCCACCTGGTGCTCTCTGACGCCATGAAGGTCACCGAGCTGCCTTTGCCTCCCACCGCTTTGGTAGCGAACCTGCCCTACAACGTGGCAGTGCCGGTGGTGCTTCACCTGCTGCAGCATTTCCCCAGCCTTCAGCATGGCCTTGTCATGGTGCAGGATGAGGTTGCCGACCGCCTCGCCGCGAGCCCGGGCTCCAAGATCTATGGTGTCCCGTCGGTCAAGGCGGCCTGGTACGGACACATGCGAAAAGCCGGCGTGATCGGGATGAACGTGTTCTGGCCGGCGCCGAAAATCCACTCCGGCCTGGTCGCCTTCACGCGGCACGACCCCCCGGAGACGCATGCAACCCGTGAACAGGTGTTCGCCGTCATTGATGCTGCCTTCGCGCAACGCCGCAAGACCTTGCGCGCCGCACTCTCCGGTTGGGCGGGGAGCGCGTCAGAAGCTGAGCGGTGCCTCGTTGCTGCCGGTGTTGACCCCACAGCGCGCGGTGAGGTTCTGGATATCAATGCCTACGTCAAGATCGCCGAAGCCCGCCACCCTGTGGACGCATGA
- a CDS encoding 4-(cytidine 5'-diphospho)-2-C-methyl-D-erythritol kinase, translated as MNPGSRKPSSLPFVGDRFHARTVRVKAPGKVNVSLSVGPLRPDGYHSVASVYLAVSLYEEVAATSTEAEGITVSISPDSTLDLDGVDIPLDERNLAYKAAAIMAEMSEKPTGVHLEITKRVPVAGGMGGGSADAAATLLACDALWNSGLSREELAHLAAELGADVPFSLLGGTAVGLGVGDKLSPALAKAQMDWVLVFADYGLSTPDVFRTLDGLRDSERVEIPEPVDVDPTILQALRNGDPETLSRVLINDLQRASITLAPQLRDTIGLGEARGALAGMVSGSGPTIALLARDSVSAAVLAEELVHRGHNALAVHGPVPGARIISDTLL; from the coding sequence ATGAACCCGGGAAGCCGTAAACCCAGCAGCCTGCCGTTTGTGGGGGACCGCTTCCATGCCCGCACGGTTCGCGTCAAAGCCCCTGGCAAGGTCAACGTCTCCCTGAGCGTGGGCCCGTTGCGCCCTGACGGTTACCACTCGGTTGCCAGCGTGTACCTGGCCGTTTCCTTGTATGAGGAAGTTGCTGCCACCAGCACAGAGGCTGAAGGAATCACCGTCAGCATCAGCCCGGACAGTACGCTGGACCTGGACGGTGTGGACATCCCCTTGGACGAGCGCAATCTCGCCTACAAAGCTGCAGCCATCATGGCTGAAATGTCGGAAAAGCCCACGGGTGTGCACTTGGAAATCACCAAACGTGTTCCCGTGGCTGGTGGAATGGGCGGCGGTTCTGCAGACGCCGCGGCCACCCTGTTGGCGTGCGACGCACTCTGGAACAGCGGCCTCTCACGCGAGGAACTCGCGCATCTGGCGGCCGAACTGGGCGCGGACGTTCCGTTTTCGCTCCTGGGAGGCACCGCCGTCGGGCTTGGCGTGGGAGACAAACTCTCACCCGCCCTGGCCAAGGCACAAATGGACTGGGTGCTGGTCTTTGCCGATTACGGATTGTCCACCCCTGATGTTTTCCGCACGCTTGACGGCCTTCGTGACTCGGAACGTGTTGAGATACCTGAGCCCGTTGACGTGGACCCCACCATTCTTCAAGCGCTGCGCAACGGGGACCCTGAGACGCTGAGCCGGGTGTTGATCAATGACCTCCAGCGGGCATCCATCACGCTGGCTCCCCAACTTCGCGACACCATTGGACTGGGCGAAGCGCGCGGCGCCCTCGCCGGCATGGTGTCAGGCTCGGGCCCCACCATCGCGCTGCTTGCCCGGGATTCCGTCTCGGCCGCGGTTCTTGCTGAAGAACTGGTCCACCGTGGACACAATGCCTTGGCCGTTCACGGTCCCGTTCCCGGTGCCCGGATCATCTCCGATACTCTCCTGTAG